One stretch of Akkermansiaceae bacterium DNA includes these proteins:
- a CDS encoding VCBS repeat-containing protein codes for MKRLLRALICGGLALLVLPQARAEKMWDAEVCTSRCMAQLKVLGTALKKDQLLGEDTKKLYAHGGAYFPLRPEILNHSSHGKLQVVEGAFPVENNHNATKQGDSVLRDWVQGLKVERTSFKITGVEKVGLNTVKTRVLAGMYGSDSEGRRGERHGTWQIDWDLAGDVPLITGLKGMSYSAAYWTNESLLQDKSAYLFSSAPDAWMQLRIPANEWLQQMSNEVARTQNFYQGLAIADVNGDGLEDVFICQGDGLLNRLLIQTATGEVKDITKEAGLDLLDRTRAAVFGDLDNDGDADIVLATYKALLIYRNDGSGKFTQEHALMDHFPSLFSLSLADYDQDGLLDIYACDYYKNEHKTRFATRPGPDLFQDATNGGENKLFRNISKGGTLSFEDVTEKTGLNKNNHHFSLACSWHDFDDDGDLDLYVANDFGRNNLFRNDRGVFTDVIDEARAQDQNFSMNAAWGDWNRDGLSDLYVSNMFSSAGKRITFQKSFKPTRAEKDRRQIQHLSRGNSLFTQGEGNRFREEAYPLGVWLGRWAWSSHFADLDHNGWQDLMVANGYLTSKKKDDL; via the coding sequence ATGAAACGATTACTCAGAGCTCTTATTTGCGGTGGTTTAGCCTTGCTGGTTTTGCCCCAAGCACGGGCCGAGAAAATGTGGGATGCCGAGGTGTGTACTAGTCGGTGCATGGCACAACTCAAGGTATTGGGAACAGCATTGAAAAAAGATCAACTGTTAGGAGAAGATACTAAAAAACTGTATGCACACGGAGGAGCCTACTTCCCACTTCGACCGGAGATATTGAATCATAGTTCACATGGAAAACTGCAAGTCGTGGAGGGTGCTTTCCCTGTTGAAAATAATCATAACGCGACCAAGCAGGGGGACTCGGTGTTGAGAGACTGGGTTCAAGGACTAAAAGTCGAAAGAACCTCATTTAAAATCACAGGTGTCGAGAAAGTGGGGTTGAATACTGTTAAAACCAGGGTGCTTGCGGGGATGTATGGTTCAGACTCAGAAGGGCGTAGAGGGGAACGTCACGGAACCTGGCAGATCGATTGGGATCTGGCTGGAGACGTGCCTCTTATCACTGGGTTGAAAGGTATGTCATATTCGGCTGCCTACTGGACAAATGAGTCACTGCTTCAGGATAAGTCAGCATATTTGTTTTCGTCGGCTCCAGACGCATGGATGCAACTGAGGATTCCTGCCAATGAATGGTTGCAGCAGATGAGCAATGAGGTGGCGCGCACCCAGAATTTTTACCAAGGGCTCGCGATTGCTGATGTTAACGGGGACGGTCTTGAGGATGTATTTATTTGTCAGGGCGACGGGCTACTGAATCGTTTGTTAATACAGACTGCTACTGGTGAAGTGAAGGATATCACCAAGGAGGCTGGACTCGATCTACTCGACCGCACGCGTGCGGCAGTCTTTGGTGATTTGGATAACGATGGTGATGCTGATATAGTGCTGGCTACTTACAAGGCGTTGTTAATCTATCGCAATGACGGATCAGGTAAGTTTACACAAGAGCATGCCCTGATGGATCATTTCCCCTCTCTCTTTTCCCTGTCACTGGCGGATTACGATCAGGACGGGTTGCTCGATATTTACGCCTGTGATTATTATAAAAACGAACACAAGACACGTTTTGCCACAAGGCCGGGACCGGATTTATTTCAGGATGCTACCAATGGAGGCGAAAACAAGTTGTTCCGCAATATTTCGAAGGGGGGCACACTTAGCTTCGAAGATGTAACCGAAAAGACAGGCTTAAACAAAAACAACCATCACTTTTCATTGGCTTGCAGTTGGCATGACTTTGATGATGATGGAGATTTGGATCTCTACGTCGCGAATGATTTTGGGCGCAACAACTTGTTCCGAAATGACCGGGGAGTTTTCACCGATGTCATCGATGAGGCGAGGGCACAGGACCAGAACTTCAGTATGAATGCTGCATGGGGCGATTGGAATCGGGACGGGCTCTCTGACCTCTATGTCAGCAATATGTTTTCCTCGGCCGGAAAGCGCATCACTTTCCAGAAAAGTTTCAAGCCTACCAGAGCGGAGAAAGACCGTAGGCAAATACAGCACCTTTCCCGAGGTAATAGCTTGTTCACTCAAGGGGAGGGAAATCGATTTAGGGAAGAGGCTTACCCACTGGGAGTTTGGCTGGGTCGCTGGGCATGGTCATCTCACTTTGCTGATCTCGATCACAATGGCTGGCAGGATCTGATGGTGGCGAATGGTTACCTTACCAGCAAAAAGAAGGACGACTTGTGA